One Lachnospiraceae bacterium C1.1 genomic region harbors:
- the ftsX gene encoding permease-like cell division protein FtsX — MRISTFFYSLGQGLKNIVRNKLFSLATIATIAACVFIFGLFYSIVLNFQNIVRQAQAGVAVTVFFDEGTSDERIAEIGEEIKLRGEVSKVVFVSAEEAWESFKNENLGEYVDSFGDDNPLENDANYEIYLNDVSMQNNLVDYVEDLDGVREVHKSVIVASMLTSVNSLVGYVSLGIIFILLAVSIFLISNTVSLGITVRREEIAIMKLIGATDFVVRAPFVFEGMILGLVGAALPLLAIYFVYDNIVTYLSEKFILLDSLLKFLTINEIFGTLAPISLGLGIGIGFLGSFTTARKHLRV; from the coding sequence ATGAGGATTAGTACATTTTTTTATTCACTGGGACAGGGATTAAAAAATATTGTTAGAAACAAGCTATTTTCCCTGGCAACGATAGCTACGATAGCAGCATGTGTTTTCATATTCGGGCTTTTCTATTCAATAGTCCTTAATTTTCAGAATATTGTCAGGCAGGCTCAGGCCGGTGTTGCGGTTACAGTATTCTTTGACGAAGGCACTTCGGATGAGAGGATTGCTGAGATTGGTGAAGAAATAAAGCTCAGGGGAGAAGTGTCCAAAGTGGTTTTTGTATCGGCTGAGGAAGCCTGGGAATCTTTCAAGAATGAGAATCTTGGAGAATACGTTGACAGCTTTGGAGACGATAATCCGCTGGAAAATGACGCTAATTATGAGATATATCTGAATGATGTTTCGATGCAGAATAACCTGGTTGATTATGTTGAAGATCTCGATGGAGTAAGAGAAGTTCACAAATCAGTTATAGTTGCATCGATGCTTACATCGGTTAATTCCCTTGTGGGGTACGTTTCTTTGGGAATTATATTTATTCTTTTAGCAGTTTCAATATTCCTTATAAGCAATACTGTTTCTCTCGGCATCACCGTAAGACGGGAAGAAATAGCAATAATGAAACTTATAGGAGCAACTGATTTTGTAGTCCGTGCACCTTTCGTTTTCGAAGGTATGATCTTAGGACTGGTAGGAGCAGCACTTCCGCTGCTTGCCATATACTTTGTATATGATAACATTGTTACTTACCTGTCTGAAAAGTTTATACTGCTGGATTCTTTACTTAAATTTTTAACAATTAACGAAATATTCGGTACACTCGCACCAATTTCACTTGGTCTCGGTATCGGAATAGGTTTTCTTGGCAGCTTTACCACAGCAAGAAAACATTTGAGGGTATAA
- a CDS encoding S41 family peptidase, producing MKNKIGYASGVITGLLAACLIVFLVLGVKGVKGILSGGTSASSNDILLNSEVTGKLNFLNDIIDEKYLAYSDDLGAVDKADGLYKGLFESLGDPYSEYYTEEEYKSLSSTLSGSFEGIGAAISENKATGEFVVQSLTEDSPAEKSGVLVGDIFYTVDGKEVSGWTLSELVSNVRGEKGTTVEIVFLRGENREETTIDIVRDSIKNKTVSVNMIDDETGYMILASFESVTTDQFDEGLAELRKMGMKKMILDLRGNPGGNVEVCVHIADELLGEGTIVYTKDKEGKEDVKTSDDKHKLDMPLVVLVDGSSASASEILAGAIKDLGAGVLVGKTTYGKGIVQDVYPLTDGSAIKITTRKYYTPSGNNIQGTGIDPNYDVDFDADRYISEEYDSQLEKAKEVISNMK from the coding sequence ATGAAAAATAAAATCGGTTACGCATCAGGAGTTATCACAGGTCTGCTTGCAGCCTGCCTGATAGTATTTCTGGTGTTGGGGGTAAAAGGAGTAAAGGGTATATTAAGCGGAGGTACTTCAGCATCTTCTAATGATATCCTTTTGAACAGTGAAGTGACAGGAAAACTTAATTTCCTGAATGATATAATCGATGAGAAATATCTTGCTTACAGTGATGATCTTGGCGCTGTAGATAAAGCAGATGGTCTGTATAAGGGCTTGTTTGAATCACTTGGTGATCCGTATTCAGAATATTATACGGAGGAGGAGTATAAATCTTTATCGTCTACACTCAGCGGCTCGTTCGAGGGAATCGGAGCAGCAATAAGTGAAAACAAGGCTACAGGAGAGTTTGTGGTTCAGAGCCTTACGGAGGACTCTCCTGCAGAAAAATCAGGCGTACTCGTCGGAGATATTTTTTATACAGTCGATGGAAAAGAAGTCAGTGGCTGGACATTGAGTGAACTTGTTTCAAATGTTAGAGGTGAAAAAGGAACTACTGTAGAGATCGTCTTTTTGAGAGGCGAAAACAGGGAAGAAACAACAATAGATATTGTCAGGGATTCTATTAAGAATAAAACCGTTTCGGTCAATATGATAGATGATGAGACTGGATATATGATACTTGCTTCCTTTGAATCGGTAACGACGGATCAGTTTGATGAAGGACTTGCCGAACTCAGAAAAATGGGAATGAAGAAGATGATCCTGGATCTTCGTGGAAATCCCGGCGGAAATGTGGAAGTGTGCGTGCATATTGCAGATGAACTCTTGGGAGAGGGAACCATAGTCTATACCAAGGATAAAGAAGGGAAAGAGGACGTTAAGACTTCTGATGATAAACATAAGCTTGATATGCCTTTGGTAGTTTTAGTAGATGGAAGTTCTGCAAGTGCTTCAGAAATCCTTGCAGGTGCAATCAAAGATCTGGGGGCCGGAGTACTGGTTGGTAAAACAACATATGGAAAAGGTATAGTTCAGGATGTATATCCGCTTACGGATGGAAGTGCTATAAAGATAACCACAAGAAAATATTATACGCCAAGCGGAAATAATATCCAGGGAACAGGAATTGATCCGAATTATGATGTGGATTTTGATGCTGACAGATATATTTCTGAGGAATATGATTCCCAGCTGGAAAAGGCAAAAGAAGTTATTTCAAATATGAAATAA
- a CDS encoding glycosyltransferase family 39 protein codes for MQESKIINKENLILFFSALLGSLIYISLIFNNNLWVDEAFTASLIRGNLSEVWAATAADTLPPFYNFFTKFITMMIGYSAPAMKFSSALAAVSVLFYGSFNIKKIFSFRDSLIFTAFFLTMPYFYYYAVEIRPYSWGLFFSFASALAFSEIIKFRNLSAFIKFAVFSALSGYAHHFALVATAVFWFFLFLYLLIRRSKEIKYFLLSAAVFIVLYLPCLILAVYQIKNASSYFSMSPLNFKSFLSDMRFPFVTHYTPLSLLLMIIFLFVFINAFIGFIRKDFQLYCPLVFSITPFCVLIFGYAVSFAAGSSFFTSRYLVPSLAVFWLGVSLSADYTFKNLSGIYKKVFVIFTAVTILVSGIINYRNQFISEYDNSVNDMTAWFDENLSPDDGYIIYETAYQIELCMRYYYPGLKKYDRSNFEEIKGNIWYFEVDGFEYELDKFKDMGYNIVYIKTMSFDRYSFKLYQLQKNESSI; via the coding sequence ATGCAGGAATCAAAAATTATCAATAAAGAAAATCTTATACTTTTCTTTTCCGCACTCCTCGGATCATTGATCTATATTTCACTTATCTTTAACAATAATCTATGGGTCGATGAGGCATTTACTGCAAGCCTCATCCGTGGAAATCTTTCAGAAGTATGGGCTGCAACTGCTGCCGATACTCTGCCCCCTTTTTACAACTTTTTTACCAAGTTCATAACTATGATGATCGGATACTCTGCTCCGGCAATGAAGTTCTCATCCGCGCTCGCTGCTGTATCCGTTCTTTTTTATGGATCCTTCAATATCAAAAAAATATTTTCATTCAGGGATTCTCTTATCTTTACGGCATTCTTTTTAACCATGCCTTACTTTTACTATTATGCCGTCGAAATAAGACCTTACAGCTGGGGATTATTCTTCAGCTTTGCTTCAGCGCTTGCCTTCAGTGAGATAATAAAGTTCAGAAATTTATCTGCATTCATTAAATTTGCTGTTTTTTCTGCTCTTTCAGGCTATGCCCACCATTTTGCACTTGTAGCTACAGCGGTATTCTGGTTCTTTCTTTTTCTCTACTTGCTAATCAGAAGATCAAAAGAGATAAAATACTTTTTACTGTCAGCTGCAGTCTTTATTGTCCTTTATCTGCCCTGCCTAATTCTTGCTGTATATCAGATAAAAAATGCCAGCAGCTACTTTTCAATGTCTCCGCTGAATTTCAAATCCTTCCTGAGTGATATGCGTTTTCCCTTCGTCACACATTATACACCTTTATCACTCTTATTAATGATTATTTTTCTTTTTGTTTTCATTAATGCATTTATAGGATTTATAAGAAAAGACTTTCAGCTTTACTGCCCACTCGTGTTTTCTATCACCCCTTTCTGCGTATTGATTTTTGGATACGCTGTTTCTTTTGCAGCAGGCAGCAGTTTCTTTACTTCCCGTTATCTGGTTCCATCACTTGCTGTTTTCTGGTTAGGTGTATCATTATCAGCAGATTACACTTTTAAAAATCTGAGTGGGATTTATAAAAAAGTCTTTGTCATATTCACAGCAGTCACAATCCTTGTCAGCGGTATCATAAATTATCGAAATCAGTTTATCAGCGAGTATGATAATTCTGTAAATGATATGACAGCCTGGTTTGATGAGAATCTTTCTCCGGATGACGGCTATATTATATATGAAACAGCTTATCAGATAGAACTCTGCATGAGATATTATTATCCTGGCCTGAAAAAATATGACCGCAGTAATTTTGAGGAAATAAAGGGAAATATCTGGTATTTTGAAGTAGATGGATTTGAATATGAGCTTGATAAATTCAAAGATATGGGTTATAATATTGTATACATAAAAACTATGTCTTTTGATCGCTATAGTTTCAAATTATATCAGCTTCAAAAGAATGAATCATCCATTTGA
- a CDS encoding polya polymerase — protein MKVQNITDIDKFFKVVDNCKGKVELVTGEGDRLNLKSKLSQYVSMANIFSDGVIKELEIVAYEPDDIDKLVNFMMNQ, from the coding sequence ATGAAAGTACAGAACATCACAGATATCGATAAGTTTTTTAAGGTTGTTGATAACTGCAAGGGTAAAGTAGAGCTTGTTACTGGCGAGGGAGACAGACTTAACCTTAAGTCAAAGCTTTCACAGTATGTATCAATGGCTAATATCTTTTCAGATGGCGTGATCAAGGAACTTGAGATCGTTGCTTATGAGCCTGATGATATCGACAAGCTTGTTAACTTTATGATGAATCAGTAA
- a CDS encoding type II CAAX endopeptidase family protein → MNPLRSGILYLFIILSLILGNLLLMIMEIFFPWAQLPVEMALSFGEVLILIPLLLLTAFFKVDIRDTFRIKRVRIPTLILVIPFTFMLYPIIGACNAFTLIFTDNVVVSASQTIRSLPFAVTFFIMSLFGPFTEEITFRGAEYAGLKSNGNIRTAILVQALMFGLMHLNLNQFLYAFVIGIAFGVLSEVTGSVLPGFFAHAIINGTSTVSIYITENIEASSAQLSKTEALAALQIYSVAAVFTTTIAVLLLFLIASFENGGRERLVRILRPVRRHRVMADGNYVEARAGKVFSIPALAGMTLASAVVIMTLVLELLKK, encoded by the coding sequence ATGAACCCGTTAAGATCGGGAATTTTGTATCTTTTCATTATTTTAAGCCTTATTTTAGGCAATCTTCTTCTTATGATAATGGAAATTTTCTTTCCGTGGGCTCAGCTTCCGGTAGAGATGGCTTTATCATTTGGAGAGGTTCTTATATTGATCCCTTTATTGTTGCTTACCGCATTTTTTAAGGTAGATATACGTGATACATTCAGAATAAAAAGGGTAAGAATACCAACTCTGATACTCGTTATTCCCTTTACGTTTATGCTCTATCCGATAATTGGCGCCTGCAATGCATTCACACTGATATTTACAGATAATGTAGTGGTGAGCGCATCGCAAACAATAAGGTCACTTCCATTTGCTGTGACGTTTTTTATAATGTCCTTATTCGGTCCTTTCACAGAGGAGATAACCTTTAGAGGGGCAGAATATGCGGGTCTTAAAAGCAATGGAAATATTCGTACAGCGATTCTGGTTCAGGCTTTAATGTTTGGCTTGATGCACTTGAATTTAAACCAGTTCTTGTACGCGTTTGTTATTGGAATTGCCTTTGGGGTTCTGTCTGAAGTGACTGGGAGTGTACTGCCGGGATTTTTTGCGCATGCGATCATAAATGGAACGTCTACAGTTTCTATTTATATTACAGAAAATATTGAAGCGTCTTCTGCACAGCTTAGCAAAACAGAAGCATTAGCAGCACTTCAGATATACTCTGTGGCAGCGGTTTTTACCACGACCATTGCGGTATTGCTGCTGTTTCTCATTGCCAGTTTTGAAAATGGCGGAAGAGAGAGACTTGTGCGTATATTAAGGCCTGTCAGACGTCACCGTGTGATGGCTGATGGAAACTATGTGGAAGCTCGAGCAGGAAAGGTTTTTTCAATTCCGGCTTTGGCAGGTATGACTCTTGCATCTGCCGTTGTAATAATGACATTGGTATTAGAATTATTAAAAAAATAA
- a CDS encoding helix-turn-helix domain-containing protein: MISNQILQNTIDGMKNITRIDMCIADTEGKTLATTFDKIDADEHSVMAFVSSPADSQEIQEYQFFKVYDDDGQLEYILIAKGGSDDAYMVGKIAAFQLSNLLVAYKERFDKDNFIKNLLLDNLLLVDIFNRAKKLHIETDVRRVVLIAETNSESNTTTLEKIRNIFSSRVADFVTAVDEKNVIIVKELTEGNELQEINAVAEEIIEAFHDDSSVTVRVAYGTIVDEIKDVSRSYKEATMALDVGKIFFGERSVIAYSQLGIGRLIYQLPIPLCKMFIKEIFGGKSPDQFDEETLATIDKFFENSLNVSETSRQLFIHRNTLVYRLDKLQKLTGLDLRVFEDAITFKIALMVARYMKYMENYDF; encoded by the coding sequence ATGATTTCCAATCAAATACTTCAGAATACGATAGATGGTATGAAGAATATCACACGTATTGATATGTGCATAGCAGATACGGAAGGAAAAACTCTTGCCACTACCTTTGATAAAATTGATGCAGATGAACATTCAGTTATGGCATTTGTTTCATCACCGGCGGACAGCCAGGAAATACAGGAATATCAGTTTTTCAAGGTTTACGATGATGACGGACAGTTGGAGTATATCCTTATAGCAAAGGGAGGAAGTGATGATGCCTATATGGTAGGCAAGATCGCTGCATTCCAATTATCTAATCTTCTTGTGGCTTACAAAGAGAGATTTGATAAGGACAATTTTATCAAGAACCTGCTTCTTGATAACCTGCTTCTTGTTGATATATTTAATCGAGCAAAAAAACTCCACATCGAAACTGATGTGAGAAGAGTTGTTCTTATAGCTGAGACAAATTCGGAGAGCAACACAACGACTCTTGAAAAGATCAGAAATATCTTTTCATCGAGAGTAGCGGATTTTGTAACGGCTGTAGATGAGAAAAATGTTATAATCGTAAAAGAACTTACCGAGGGCAATGAACTTCAGGAGATAAATGCGGTGGCTGAGGAGATCATAGAAGCATTTCATGATGACAGCTCAGTTACAGTCAGGGTAGCCTACGGAACCATCGTAGATGAGATAAAGGATGTAAGCCGTTCATATAAAGAAGCTACGATGGCACTTGATGTTGGTAAGATATTCTTTGGAGAAAGAAGCGTCATTGCGTACAGTCAGCTTGGAATAGGCAGACTTATATATCAGTTGCCTATACCTCTTTGCAAGATGTTTATAAAGGAAATTTTTGGAGGAAAATCTCCCGATCAGTTTGATGAAGAAACACTTGCTACGATCGATAAATTCTTTGAGAACTCTCTTAACGTTTCTGAAACGTCGAGACAGCTCTTCATACATAGAAATACGCTCGTATACAGACTTGATAAGCTTCAGAAGCTTACAGGTCTTGACTTAAGAGTCTTTGAGGATGCGATCACCTTTAAGATAGCACTCATGGTTGCCAGATATATGAAGTATATGGAAAACTATGATTTCTGA
- a CDS encoding RidA family protein codes for MKAISTPNAPAAIGPYSQAIEIGDTIFTSGIIPIVPETGEIVGASVEAQANQVFTNMSNLLKDAGSSMENVIKTTVFIKNMDDFKIINEVYANYFTGILPARSCVEVSKLPKNVKLEVEAIAIKTAK; via the coding sequence TTGAAGGCAATCAGTACACCTAACGCACCGGCAGCAATCGGACCTTATTCACAGGCTATCGAGATCGGAGATACCATTTTTACTTCAGGGATCATACCGATAGTTCCGGAGACCGGTGAGATCGTTGGAGCATCTGTTGAGGCACAGGCGAACCAGGTATTTACAAATATGAGCAATCTTCTCAAAGATGCAGGAAGCTCAATGGAAAATGTGATTAAAACCACAGTGTTCATCAAGAACATGGATGATTTTAAGATAATCAACGAAGTATATGCAAATTATTTCACAGGCATCCTTCCTGCAAGGAGCTGCGTTGAAGTAAGCAAATTACCTAAGAACGTAAAGCTTGAAGTGGAAGCTATTGCGATAAAGACAGCAAAATAA
- a CDS encoding WecB/TagA/CpsF family glycosyltransferase produces the protein MKRLSVMGIRLKDYSVRESMRRINTYLNNDKCNTIDFVTHDLLLNAAGSEELKKEIENMDMTLMTTADILVAGGVESYYREREILSNLFLKALFRKFEKEKRKIYLVSENADKMAVLKEGIERFSTDLEIEGEYITEEKVGGDDAIVNDINSTLPEVVLLNLSSPSAEKFVTENRSRMNVKFVMILRDQSLKTTEDGRIKKGGLGGFFIRKFFHSAVANYERSAEIDQLKNNK, from the coding sequence ATGAAGAGGTTATCTGTGATGGGGATACGGCTTAAGGACTACTCAGTACGAGAGTCTATGAGGCGTATTAATACATACCTGAATAATGATAAGTGTAATACGATCGATTTCGTTACACATGATCTGCTGCTGAATGCGGCCGGATCTGAAGAACTTAAAAAAGAGATAGAAAATATGGATATGACTCTTATGACAACAGCGGATATTCTTGTAGCCGGTGGAGTGGAGAGTTATTATCGTGAGCGTGAAATATTGTCGAATCTCTTCCTTAAGGCTCTTTTCAGAAAATTTGAAAAAGAAAAGAGAAAAATATATCTTGTATCTGAAAATGCAGATAAAATGGCAGTTCTTAAAGAAGGAATCGAGAGGTTCTCAACTGATCTTGAGATAGAGGGAGAATATATAACTGAAGAAAAGGTTGGAGGCGATGATGCTATCGTTAATGATATCAATAGTACGTTGCCGGAAGTTGTCCTGCTCAATCTTTCATCACCATCAGCAGAAAAATTTGTAACAGAGAACAGATCAAGGATGAACGTCAAGTTTGTCATGATCTTAAGAGACCAGTCACTTAAGACCACAGAGGATGGAAGGATAAAAAAAGGTGGTCTGGGTGGATTCTTTATAAGAAAGTTTTTTCATTCTGCTGTGGCAAACTATGAAAGATCAGCAGAAATAGATCAGTTAAAAAATAATAAATGA
- a CDS encoding YjfB family protein, which produces MDIASLSTSLSNIQTQNAVSTAVFSMALDDFQSQGTALTDMMAESASMERSVNPSVGGNIDMRV; this is translated from the coding sequence ATGGATATCGCGTCACTTTCAACTTCTCTTTCAAATATACAGACACAAAATGCTGTTTCTACAGCAGTTTTCAGCATGGCTCTTGATGACTTTCAATCTCAGGGAACTGCTTTAACTGATATGATGGCTGAATCAGCTTCAATGGAGCGAAGTGTAAATCCTTCCGTTGGCGGCAATATTGATATGAGAGTATGA
- the ftsE gene encoding cell division ATP-binding protein FtsE, with product MIILEDVCKSYSKGAPALSNVSLHIEKGEFVFIVGDSGSGKSTLIKLLLRELYPTSGRIFVNNTEVTKLRHGQIPKYRRGIGTVFQDFRLLKDRNVYENVAFAQRVISVPGSKIRKNVPSVLSLVGLAEKYKSRPKELSGGEQQRVALARAIINKPPLLLADEPTGNLDPKNSWEIMKLLEQINYKGTTVLVVTHNREIVNEMRKRVITMKKGVIVSDQKKGGYIDED from the coding sequence ATGATCATACTGGAGGACGTGTGCAAGTCATATTCAAAGGGAGCTCCGGCTCTTAGTAATGTGAGTTTGCATATAGAAAAAGGCGAGTTTGTTTTTATTGTTGGAGACAGTGGTTCCGGAAAGTCTACGCTGATAAAGCTTTTGCTAAGGGAACTTTATCCGACAAGCGGCAGAATTTTTGTCAATAATACTGAAGTTACAAAATTGAGACATGGTCAGATTCCGAAGTACAGAAGAGGTATCGGAACAGTGTTTCAGGATTTCCGTCTCTTAAAAGACAGAAATGTATATGAAAATGTTGCATTTGCACAGCGTGTTATATCTGTACCGGGAAGCAAGATCCGAAAAAATGTTCCGAGCGTTCTTTCATTGGTTGGACTGGCTGAAAAATACAAGTCAAGACCAAAGGAGCTTTCAGGAGGAGAGCAACAGAGAGTAGCTCTTGCGAGGGCGATCATTAATAAGCCACCGCTTCTTCTTGCTGATGAGCCTACGGGAAATCTGGATCCTAAGAATTCCTGGGAGATCATGAAGCTTTTGGAACAGATTAATTATAAGGGCACAACAGTCCTTGTCGTAACCCATAACAGAGAGATAGTTAATGAAATGAGAAAGCGAGTGATCACAATGAAAAAAGGTGTGATCGTAAGCGATCAGAAAAAAGGTGGTTACATAGATGAGGATTAG
- a CDS encoding MarR family transcriptional regulator, with translation MDNTRLDCMKIEEQLCFPLYACSKEIVRKYKPFLDELGLTYTQYITMIVLWEKKETNVKELGERLYLDSGTLTPLLKKLESKGYITRKRSTADERNLLVKITEEGMGLGEKAKDIPERILKAIGLDQEEVSKLHEVTYDILERLN, from the coding sequence ATGGATAATACAAGGTTAGACTGCATGAAGATAGAGGAGCAGTTATGCTTCCCGCTTTATGCATGTTCGAAAGAAATAGTAAGAAAGTATAAGCCTTTTCTTGACGAATTGGGCCTGACTTATACGCAGTATATCACGATGATAGTTCTTTGGGAGAAGAAAGAGACGAATGTCAAGGAACTCGGAGAAAGACTCTACCTTGATTCCGGTACCTTAACGCCGTTATTGAAAAAACTTGAAAGCAAAGGATATATTACTAGAAAAAGATCTACAGCGGACGAGAGAAACCTTCTCGTAAAAATAACCGAAGAAGGTATGGGTTTGGGAGAAAAGGCTAAGGATATTCCGGAAAGGATATTGAAGGCTATTGGATTAGATCAGGAAGAAGTCAGTAAACTTCATGAAGTTACTTATGATATTTTAGAAAGGCTGAACTGA
- a CDS encoding S1-like domain-containing RNA-binding protein produces the protein MIKLGEIQTLGIERKVEFGAYLSAHKGDEEAVLLPGKQLPEDAEVGDGLEVFVYRDSKDRLIATVNTPLITVGETAVLKVCQVNKVGAFLNMGLERDLLLPYHEQTYEVKEGDEVLVTMYIDKSKRLAASMKVYEYLDKDSPYKVNDEVEGLVYEISRNFGAFVAVDRKYSGLIPAREFAGEAKCGDIVKVRVTGVKEDGKLDLSIRKKAYLQMNEDAEALLELMRENHGHLDFTDKASPELIKDECSMSKNAFKRAVGHLLKEGLITIGSAGIDMKEKE, from the coding sequence ATGATAAAGCTTGGAGAAATTCAGACACTTGGTATAGAAAGAAAAGTAGAATTCGGTGCTTATCTTTCAGCGCATAAAGGAGATGAGGAAGCAGTTCTTCTTCCGGGTAAACAGCTTCCGGAGGACGCAGAAGTTGGGGACGGCCTCGAGGTATTTGTTTACAGAGATTCAAAAGACAGGCTTATAGCAACTGTAAATACTCCGCTTATAACTGTTGGTGAGACGGCAGTGCTCAAGGTATGTCAGGTAAATAAGGTAGGAGCATTCCTTAATATGGGACTCGAGAGAGATCTGCTTCTTCCGTACCACGAACAGACTTATGAGGTTAAAGAGGGCGATGAAGTCCTTGTTACTATGTACATTGATAAAAGTAAGAGGCTTGCAGCCAGCATGAAGGTTTATGAATATCTCGACAAGGATTCGCCCTATAAGGTAAATGACGAGGTTGAGGGACTTGTTTATGAAATAAGCCGTAATTTCGGTGCCTTCGTGGCTGTAGACAGAAAATATTCCGGACTTATCCCTGCACGTGAATTTGCAGGAGAAGCAAAGTGCGGAGATATTGTTAAGGTAAGAGTTACAGGTGTTAAGGAAGATGGAAAGCTTGATCTTTCAATCAGGAAAAAGGCTTATCTTCAGATGAATGAAGATGCAGAGGCTTTACTTGAACTTATGAGAGAGAATCATGGACATCTTGATTTTACAGATAAGGCATCACCTGAACTTATAAAAGATGAATGTTCAATGAGTAAAAATGCATTCAAACGAGCTGTAGGACACCTTCTGAAAGAAGGGTTGATAACTATAGGTTCTGCAGGGATTGATATGAAGGAAAAGGAATAA